In Capricornis sumatraensis isolate serow.1 chromosome 2, serow.2, whole genome shotgun sequence, the DNA window TAGGCACTTCACCTATACAGTTTGAAGAGTAAACTgaataaatatacaaacaaattTGGCAAAATGTAGGCTCTATAAATGAGTTATTAAATATGTTAGCATGTGGTTAGGAAAAACATAGTTTAAGGTCATATAAACATAAAGAATTATTTAACTATAAGGACAAACATGGAATTTTAAAGAGGATGAGATTAAATCTGACATAAAATTATCAAGAAATATACAGAATCACTAGAATTTATCTTTTTTGCATTTGCTAGCTTTACACTGATGTAATAACAAAATGTCTCTTGCCACTTGAACTATAGTTGCACAAAATGTCTGCTTAGTAACATCATCCACAAACTATTTAAGCAAAATTTATCCTAAGGGTCCTttagaggagaggaaagggagcttgctatttcttttcctttagtatTTCAGGACCTAATTGCCTTCTTCAAAAAGAGGTAATGACTTTGATCTTCTGTTATAACTGTAAGCCATTGTTCAAATACAGTCTCCAAATTCCAAACAGCTATCAAACTTTACATTTTAGCTGCTTACGGACAATATTATAAGTAGAAGTTGCTATGTCAGATCCTGATTCTGTCAATTAACTACTTGGCAATTTTTTCATGGTTTAGAATCAGATCCAAATGTAACTCACCTTATGCACATGAATTTCCTTCATCTGGACAGCAATTAgagtattttttgttctttttttactaTCAGCCAttaagctcttttaaaaaatagggcaGAAAAACTCATAATAAGTAATTAGTAATGGTGGcttaataaagaagaaacataTGAATGGACAATTAGGAAAAATATTACCTACATACACATCTTGTTtggccaaataaatataaaatcaattgGTAACTGCAAATTTGATTGTCTGTTTTATTCACACCAAAACTGCAGAGAATAATGGAAAAttgaaatttttgtttccttGGATTTCAGAACTTCACATGATGAAGATCAACCAGACAGTCCTGACAGAGTTCATTCTTGTTGGCTTTTCTCTTTACCCACATGCACAGACATTCctctttgtggttttcttttgccTCTACCTTCCCACCCTCACAGGTAATCTGGCCATCATGGGTCTAACTTGGGTGGACAGATATCTGCACACACCCATGTACCTCTTCCTTAGTGCACTCTCTTTCTCTGAGACCTGCTACACACTGACTATTATCCCCAAGATGCTGGCAAATCTCTTGGCCAAGGACAGAAGCATTTCATCCATAGGTTGTGGCTTGCAAATGTGTTTCTTCTTGGGACTTGGTGGCACTAATTGTATGATTCTCACTTTGATGGGATATGATCGCTTCCTGGCCATCTGCAACCCTCTCAGATATCCTTTGCTTATGACCAACATGGTGTGTGGAAAACTTGTGGCCTCTGCTTGGGTTGTTGGCTTCATTATCTCTGTGATAGAGACTGTGTTGATATTCAGGGGCTCTTTCTGCAACCCCAACCTTGTGAAACACTTCTTTTGTCATATGAGGGCTGTTGTGAGGCTGTCCTGTTTAGACAGTGACTTCACAGAATTCATTGTAACTGTGATATCAGTGTCAGGTTTGATGGGCACCTTCCTAGTCATCATCCTCACTTATGTGTTCATTCTTTCCACTGTC includes these proteins:
- the LOC138074434 gene encoding olfactory receptor 10X1-like, encoding MMKINQTVLTEFILVGFSLYPHAQTFLFVVFFCLYLPTLTGNLAIMGLTWVDRYLHTPMYLFLSALSFSETCYTLTIIPKMLANLLAKDRSISSIGCGLQMCFFLGLGGTNCMILTLMGYDRFLAICNPLRYPLLMTNMVCGKLVASAWVVGFIISVIETVLIFRGSFCNPNLVKHFFCHMRAVVRLSCLDSDFTEFIVTVISVSGLMGTFLVIILTYVFILSTVLKIPSAEGKQKAFSTCASHLTVVIIHFGFASIVYLKPEASGGDDTVIAVPYTVVTPFLSPLIFSLRNKDMKNAFRKALGKKFLE